The region cccaggagcaggcctaagccagcaggttgttatctcccgaggggtcccagactgcgagagggcacaggccaggctgagggacccccctccccccacgagtgcacaaatttttgtgcaccgggcctctagtttatactaataaaagtataatatgctaattagaccggatgtttCTGgccatccttccagacgtccttctggacaaagccacagaggCTGTGAGGTCCAAGGGCCGGTGGTGCAGGAGAGGCAGCGGTACAGGCCGGTCCAGCACCACAGCCCCTTTCGCAGAGGCAGCGGGCAAGAGGCCTCGGCACGGGCGGATCCAGAGCTGcggccccttccacagaggcagcggAAGAGGGAGCTGCGCGGTCCTGGTCCCAGTGTTGTCTCTTCTGTAGAGGCAGCCACGAAGGCAGTGGCGCAGGCCCAGTCCCAGCACCGCGTCTCAGCAGAGGCTGGACAGGGTGCAACCTGCTGTTcttcaacctcccacagcccctccccagccggcctggctccagatcacttcccacccacaagtgggtgggtggcagggccagcactaagaagcaaggggctgagggccaacAGCAGAAGCTGCCGCTGCGAGGGCTGAGGGAAAGCAGCTGTGGCAGCTAGCAGTGGCAGCTgcggcggggtgatgggggcggcaccTTCCCCTGGTTGGCCCAGTTGCCTCCCGTGGAGGGGGGCCAGACtgaggcttaggcctgctccccaagggcctaagctgtcagtagcacatcccctgagggctcttggactgtgagagggggcaggcctggctgagggacttcccccctccagtgcatgaatttttgtgcaccgggcctctagttatacatatTTAcctatatgtatacatacaactAATTGCAAGCATTTTAAATGACTAATATTTATAGCTTTTggttatataaaaaaaagcctCTTCCTACTACCTATTCTCTTTTTAGCTGGTCCATATATTGGTTTATATATGTGGTGACTATGTAGACAGATATATTAAGTCTATTTAAAAGAACATGACTTGCTGCAATAATGTCATTTTACTGGCACTTCCCTTCTCAAGTGGAACTTGCTCTTACAGTGGTTTTTAATCTCTCATACAACTCTAAAACTTATATTGTGTTGAAACATGATAAATCCATTTGAACCCAGAAACACTAAGTTTCCTCTTATATAGGCATCTAACAAATtatcactggcaaatatattagatttattctattttttaaaatctctcttcaAAAGGGAAAATGTTCCAATCTGCAATCCACTGAAAAGATTTATGTCATCttgcacattaaaaaaacaatgacatCAGCATTAAAGTTTAGTCACATCAGTCTTCTCATTGTCTCTAAGCCAACCAATCAGTCTTATCTCTGTAACTTCTTTCATATAAATCATGTctatttcctcccttcctcccttccttccttccttctttccttcatttctcccttattaaacatgttttttaaataactaatatGTGCCCGGCACTATGCAGAGTAATGGGTAAAGTAAAATACTTCACATACTCTGGAACATGGAGGAGCCACAGTCTATTGGAAGAAATACAGATCTAAACAATCTATTTCAATATTGAGTGGAAAATTCTTTCATGGGAACAGTGCATGCAAACTTCTTGGCAGCTTGAAAAGGAGCAATAAACCCAAATTATgagaaagctaaaaaaaaaaaaaatcccaggaaTTTTTCTGAAGAAAGTCTCAAACTGACTGAGAACTATGATTGCAAAGTCATAgtccatgcaaaaaaaaaaaaaaaaaaaaaaaaaaggaaggcgAAGAGGGTTCAGGTGAAAGCCTGGAGGTTGGAGGGTCCCAATTCAATAGGAAAGTAAATTATTCGGCAGCTGCAGGAGCTGGTGAGTGGAGTGTGATGAGAGATGGATCCTGCCCCTGCTCCAGATGAAATCCAGATTCTTAGGAGAAATTCAAGCGATGACTTCTTTAGGAAGCCCTTCTCTTCTCAGATCGCTATGACCTCTCAGTTCTCTGATCCCTTCAGGCTTTATGTAAATTCCTAATACACTTCCTTCAGACATCTGTGTTTATCTCCTGGTCGAGCAGAGAAGGTTCCAATCATCTCTTTATATGTTTGGAAGCTTTGGTGGcacacaaataaaatacataaaaaatcagATGAAACTATTCCTCTCCAAGCTATCTTCTCCTTTAAGTTCCAGAAAATGCAAATGTTCACTGAGCAAATTTAATTAGAGTCTCTTTGCTCCCAAGGTAAAAGGTGGCTACTCATCACATGAAATATACTTCATAAATATGGTACTTCACTCTATAAAgaacatttataatattttatggttATATATTAGAACTCACATATCACAGAGACTGTTTTATTAATGACCCTTACACTATGGCcagtgagaataataataatattactcattatgatttactttttaaatgatcTATTTTTCTTGTGGGTATTGCCTAAACTCTGGAGTTCATTTTGTTAACAATTTCATAGAGCTTATAACTAGTGTCCCCCATGATTTGTGCAATTTCCTCCCCTCTCACCAAAAGTGCATAATATTCACCCTTTTGCACCAAAATAACAATGCTATGAATGACCTGACATTTATGCATAAACGCAGgtgttcaatttttttcttttatgtcaataaataaaataatggccacatcttaattttaaaaagttgtattttattttcaactgcATACTGGTGTCTCCTGGTAGAGTATATTTTTTTCCACACGGAATATGCAAAGGAAAATTTATAGTCAATGGATACTACCTAGAGTGCACAGGGACATTTCCTATCAACAATTCTTTACTTTGAAAAATACTTAATTGGACTGTTAAACCTTCTGGGTTAAGCTGAATATGGATCAAAACTTAGAATGAATGtccattttaaaagaacataccTTTGTGACTTATGAGGAGGCAGCCCTTGTACTAAACAATTTTCACAGGTGAGTGTGAGCTACCTTAGCAAACTCACTTCAAGTTGGCAGAGCGATTTTCCTCTAATCAGAAAATATCTCCTTCACCATTTGAAAGACCTCTGGGGAATTTTCTTCAGAAATAGCATTTTACACTATTTGATTTGGCCCATGTCTTACCTATCCATTGACTATCCTTAGGTCTAAGCTATTTTTCAGGACACAGCTGGTCCCTGTCATTCAACCTCTGTTATAGAATGAGAGATGACATATGACTGTAATGAGGATAAGAGACAGCTTTCTTACACAGGAAGAAATCACAAGGTGATTTGGGATGGACCATAATTCTTTGGAGCCTAAAATAAGAGTTTACAATGCAATAGGAAGCTATAAGTGGGTGACCATATCTAAATAGGGAGAAAGATGTATAAAATGGAAGTTAACTGGAGGTCATTGaattaatatattcattttaatatttaaaataataatgttgagGAAAGGTAAATGACTTGCTCAGGAGCACACAAATGGTGGGTGATGCTGAGATCAGAATCTTTGGGTTACCAACATAGGGTTCCTttcattttccaattattttatcatatttcCCAAAGAGCTGTAAAAAGATATATAATAGAAATTACCATCTTGGttatttatgaataattttcagcatgttataaaaagaaagattgaACAATTCATTCTCACATTGCTTTGTGGAGGAAAGAAGCTTAAATGCTATATTTTAATGCAAAAGTTTGCCCAAGGAGATGTTGCATTATACAGTAAGTGCCATAAAAAGATTAACTACCTTGCAGGCTGCACCTTGAGCAGGGAAACTCAATGATTTCTATGTAAAACTCATAAATGAAAGTGTTCATTTATTCATGATATTCTAACATATTTCATACTGTTTTTCTAAGGCAAGCAATGCATGGCCTTTCAGTTTTATGCTGTTACttaaaatatttgggaaaaattGTTCCTCAATCTCTGATTATATTATTACACTCAAAAGGAGGTTAATTACTATTTCCTGGGGTCACTTTTAGCAGAAAATATTTAATGCATTGTTACCAGGGAATGATATCATAGCAAGGAAGACGTGACGTACAGTTTCTACAAGATGGCTAATGTAAATTATTTCCAGAATACAGAATGGTAAAAAAAGACAGAGTTTGTCAAGTCAAACTCACTTTTACCAACAAGGTACTTATTTTCAGAGAATGATCTATTTTTATACCTCATCATGATAAGAAAAGCAGAAAGTGATTAAACAGAGGATGCGTTAACACAAAGCATTAAAGCAATGCTATATGGAATCAcactgatatcaaactatactacaaagtaatcaaaacagtatggaactagtataaaaaaaacaagcatatagattaatggaatggaatagagcccagaaatcaaccaaaagctttatggtcagttaatatttgccaaaggaggcaaaaacatacaatagggtaaagacagtctattcaataaatggtgttgagaaaactggatcaatacatgtaaaaaaatgaaactaaaccccttcttacacaatacacaagaataaattcaaaatgggtttaagacttaaatgttagactcaaaatcataaaaatcctagaagaaaacataggcagtaaaattcaGGCCTTTCTTATAGCAGCCGCCAAGTCCGGATCCTCCCTCGCGCATCACCGACCCCTGCCCGCCCGCCGTGCACGCCCGGTTCCTTTTGGTTCCAAGTCCAAAATGGCAACACTCAAGGATCAGCTGATTGTGAATCTTCTTAAGGAAGAACAGAGCCCCCAGAATAAGATTACAGTCGTTGGGGTTGGTGCTGTTGGCATGGCTTGTGCCATAAGTATCTTAATGAAGGACTTGGCAGATGAACTTGCTCTTGTTGATGTCATGGAAGACAAATTAAAGGGAGAAATGATGGATCTCCAACATGGAAGCCTTTTCCTTAAAACACCAAAAATTGTCTCTGGCAAAGACTATAGTGTGACTGCAAACTCCAAGCTGGTTATTATCACAGCTGGGGCACGTCAACAAGAGGGGGAGAGCCGCCTTAATTTGGTCCAGCGAAACGTGAACATCTTTAAATTCATCATTCCTAATGCTGTAAAATACAGTCCCAACTGCAAACTGCTTGTTGTTTCCAATCCAGTGGATATCTTGACCTATGTGGCTTGTAAGTTAAGCGGCTTTCCCAAGAACCGTGTTATTGGAAGTGGTTGCAACCTGGATTCAGCCCATTTCCGATACCtgatgggggagaggctgggagttcaCCCATTAAGCTGTCATGGGTGGGCCCTTGGGGAGCATGGAGACTCTAGTGTGCCTGTATGGAGTGGAGTGAATGTTGCTGGTGTCTCCCTAAAGAATCTGCACCCTGATTTAGGCACTGATGCAGATAAGGAACAGTGGAAACAAGTTCACAAACAGGTGGTTGACAGTGCTTACGAGGTAATCAAACTGAAAGGCTATACATCCTGGGCCATTGGCCTATCTGTGGCTGATTTAGCAGAAAGTATGATGAAGAATCTTAGGCGGGTGCATCCAATTTCCACCATGATTAAGGGTCTCTATGGAATAAAGGACGACGTCTTCCTTAGTGTTCCCTGCATCTTGGGGCAGAATGGAATCTCAGACGTTGTGAAGGTGACCCTGACACCTGAGGAAGAGGCCCGTTTGAAGAAGAGTGCAGACACACTGTGGGAGATCCAGAAAGAGCTGCAGTTTTAAAGTCTCCTGATGTCCTACCACCTCACTGTCTAGGCTACAGCAGCAGGATTTTAGTTGGAGATTGTGCATATTGTCCTTTTTATCTGATCTGTGACTAAGAACATCCGTTTCCTAAAGATAGAACTAGTAATGGTTCATAAAACCCAGCATCTGCATCCCGATGCTGGAGGGTCCTTATCTTGGGTAGCCCTAAACTGGTTAGTGTGAAATAGTTCCACCTCCTCAGAGGCACCACTGCCAATGTTGCTCACGCTACAGTTGCCCTTCAGACTAGATGTGTGTTCACCGTGTGTTTTATGACTTGTGGTTCCTTTTTCTATAATTAGTCACATCCTGGGAGCCAATGTAAAGCCAATATTGCATGTTTTGTGCATAACTGTTCTAAAGGATCTTATTCTGTGTACTATATGTATCAGATTAGTGTATATTGccataaatgtaaaaagaaaagtcTACATATAAATAATACAGCCAACTATCCAAGTGTCATAGCAACTAAAATGCCAAATAAACCTTgaacagtgaaaaaaataaaaaataaaaaaataaaaatctttgcaTTTTGACAATGACTATAATTTTTGTACCACTCTACTAATGCTAACTATTATTGAGCAGAGGGTTATAGCAAAACTAATTATGCTTACAATCTCTGTGGAAGTTTCACAGATATATCCTGACCAATTAGTATTTCCCTATGAGATGCGTCTGTTCCAGAAAACCAAACTGAGCACTATAGTGTGATTTTACTTTGTCTTCCTACTTTGTTCAACTAAAGTCTAAAGAATTTCCAGTTAAATTCTCAAATACAAgaatatattgttaaaatgtgGATTCCATTCCATCATTTGTGCTTCTCTTTGTTGTTCCTAAGAacttagcttttccttatccatGGATCACCTGACCCACTGTGAGGTACCCAACTCAATCTCCCCCTTCACTTGGAAATGTCTCAAGTACCTCAGTACTTACTTAGTCCCATAATTGGGTATACTTTATGAAATACATATTACCACAGGATTGACAGCCTCTGTGCTATTATTGAAGTTAAAATTCATTATAACACAATTAGGCAAAGATTATGAGCCAAAATTGCCAAGACTTTTGAAATTGCTATGTAGAAGGATGGCCACCACATTGATCACCTGGTGAATCATAAAAATGGCCAAGCAAATGACCTAAGATCAGGTGCATAATAAAGGGTTTAGTCTCCAAATCCATAATACCATCTCGAATAACAGAATAGAAGTGTGTGGCAATTGAACATTGAAGTCATTATAACTCCATTTTTAGTTCACTACAAACTCCAGGTAACATACAAATTTACTAAAAAGCTTCAGCATAAAAATGATtattctagccctagccagtttggttcaatggatagagcatcagtctatggaccgaagggtcccaagttcgatgccggtcaagggcacatgcctgggttgcaggcttggtccccagtgtggggcatgcaggaggcagctgatcaatgattcctgtctcatcattgatgttttaattgctcgcttcctctctgaaatcaacaagaaatacttattaaaaattattataaatgaaaacaacaaaatgtaATCAAAATGACCATAAGACAGGCAATGTCCttaatatcaatgggaaaatatatagtactagaggTCTTATTCACGGAATTAGTGCAAGGGTCTTGGCCCCGGGCCCCGCCCACTGCTGCTgcagctgggggcctctgccacctctatCTCGGTCCCTGCCCACTGAGGgtttgtccagaaggatatccaaaaggacatctggtctaattagaatattacgcttttattaatatagatgggCAATCTGCTAGGCATCCCATTCCCCCACTTCTCACCTGCTGTTGAAAAGGatactattctatataataaaagagtaatatgcaaatcgactgaacggcggaatgaccagtcagtgGGGAGAACGGCTAGTGaacaggtggcaccaggccaggcaaggCACTTGCCAGTGGGTAGAGGGAGGGGACGGTgatggaggtggggaggctggaactgtcccctgatcagctgcctggttgcctcccacagagggaggccggcggtggcagcagtggggtgatgggggtggcaccatcccctgatcaCCCACCCAGGCAGTagcagtggggtgatggtggCGGTGCTGTCCCCTGATTGtcccagtcgcctcccacagagggctcctggactatgagagggcacaggccaggctgaggaacaccctccaccaccaccccgagtgcatgaattttcatgcaccgggcctctagtgtctgaTATAAAAGTGAACACTGACTCACATACTTGGAGCCCCAAACAAATCCGATCATACCTAATGCAGAAGATACAACTGCTCTTAAACAGGTTGAAAATATGCATTTCCCCCTTCATTCCCATCTCATTTGGATTTCTTGGAAGGCTGAATTAGTAGAGCTATTTCTAGAAAGCACAAACTAAGGGCAAAATTGTCTGTGTTGCCTAATGAAAGATGTCCAGGATAGTTTCTGGGTAGCACTGGTTTTCAACTGTCATTGGGCCACCTTGCTTTTGATTAGCACTTTGTACTTCATCAATCATTTTTGTAACTATTTGAGCATTAAAACAATGCCATAGGTAgatatataaaagataaagtCTATAAATTATATATGAAGAACACTAGGCTGGAAGATTTCAAATGACCCATCTTGATGTCAAGTGGCAAACCTAGACTAGGAGACCAATTGCTGTAACTAGGTAAGAAGACCAAAGGGGCCATGATTTCACTCTTTTCCCAAACACTCGGGAGCATCTTAAAATGTGACACTGAACCAATACATAACTGAGATAGCAACCTGAATTTGTTACTTGTCTTTCTTACAAAATTGGATAGCACAATGTATATGCCCTTGGGTGGTACCTTGGAGACTATAATGTAATGAGTTTTATTCAAAACAAAGGTTTTACCAAAAGCTtctaaattgttttgtttttaatataattaatatctcTGCCTCGTTTTCAGTTTTTTCTCTGCCCTAAAGTTGTCAATATGTTCTGTTCTTATGATGTCATCAATC is a window of Myotis daubentonii chromosome 8, mMyoDau2.1, whole genome shotgun sequence DNA encoding:
- the LOC132239339 gene encoding L-lactate dehydrogenase A chain-like isoform X1, translating into MATLKDQLIVNLLKEEQSPQNKITVVGVGAVGMACAISILMKDLADELALVDVMEDKLKGEMMDLQHGSLFLKTPKIVSGKDYSVTANSKLVIITAGARQQEGESRLNLVQRNVNIFKFIIPNAVKYSPNCKLLVVSNPVDILTYVACKLSGFPKNRVIGSGCNLDSAHFRYLMGERLGVHPLSCHGWALGEHGDSSVPVWSGVNVAGVSLKNLHPDLGTDADKEQWKQVHKQVVDSAYEVIKLKGYTSWAIGLSVADLAESMMKNLRRVHPISTMIKGLYGIKDDVFLSVPCILGQNGISDVVKVTLTPEEEARLKKSADTLWEIQKELQF
- the LOC132239339 gene encoding L-lactate dehydrogenase A chain-like isoform X2 — encoded protein: MATLKDQLIVNLLKEEQSPQNKITVVGVGAVGMACAISILMKDLADELALVDVMEDKLKGEMMDLQHGSLFLKTPKIVSGKDYSVTANSKLVIITAGARQQEGESRLNLVQRNVNIFKFIIPNAVKYSPNCKLLVVSNPVDILTYVACKLSGFPKNRVIGSGCNLDSAHFRYLMGERLGVHPLSCHGWALGEHGDSSVPVWSGVNVAGVSLKNLHPDLGTDADKEQWKQCRHTVGDPERAAVLKSPDVLPPHCLGYSSRILVGDCAYCPFYLICD